A genomic window from Photobacterium gaetbulicola Gung47 includes:
- a CDS encoding 4-alpha-glucanotransferase (COG1640) — MKDDQVLKQVADMVGIADNYVSAWGDEAQVDSDTIRRLLAALGYDTKSDEALLESANKKLRPDVLAPVKVVRSGEPMHIEMHLGQSARISDFSWRLETEQGDVLEGWLQSQLVSDERADGGTLVFALPDDLAWGYHKLEVFRKRRKSPFEMTLIVTPTSCFKQQDLLNNKKLWGTSVQLYSIRTNHNWGIGDFGDLKQLVADVAARGGDFVGLNPIHSLFPANPEGASPYSPSSRRWLNLMYIDVSSVTEFAQCDEAQQLVGSPEFQLRLNEARNANWVNYSEVSCLKMAVLPLLFKTFSERHLEKNTARAQQFLQFVEDGGESLLHQAAFDALHAELKKDDDNTWGWPVFPEQYRHFDNAAVQTFIKKNYSQVQLYMYLQWLADTQLAEVNELAEEKGMTIGLYRDLAVGVCDSGSETWADHGALCQDVSVGAPPDILGPLGQNWGLPPLNPEVLKERAYEPFIQLLRANMRSCGALRIDHVLGLLRLWWIPKGESAQNGAYMYYPVEDMMSILALESHRYQCTVIGEDLGTVPDEIVDKLATAGIHSYKVFFFETAEDGGFYSPKHYADQSMSALCTHDMPTLRGFWHCDDLKMGEELGLYPDKEQLAGLFDSRAESKQKILDSLAWHGYLPEGVGHNAAYVPMDQYLSEAMQLHLAAGSSALLSLQLEDWLEMDKPVNIPGTVDEYPNWRRKLSTTLDDIFTRQNIVDLTRRLTETRAEASNNK; from the coding sequence ATGAAAGACGATCAAGTATTAAAACAAGTGGCAGACATGGTCGGCATTGCCGATAACTATGTCAGTGCTTGGGGGGATGAGGCGCAAGTTGACAGCGATACAATCCGTCGCCTGTTGGCAGCGCTAGGTTACGACACCAAAAGCGATGAAGCCTTGCTGGAATCGGCAAACAAGAAACTGCGCCCTGATGTGCTAGCACCAGTGAAGGTGGTTCGCAGTGGCGAGCCGATGCACATTGAAATGCATTTGGGCCAAAGCGCACGTATCAGCGATTTCAGCTGGCGCTTGGAAACCGAGCAGGGGGATGTGCTGGAAGGCTGGCTGCAGTCTCAGCTTGTTTCTGACGAGCGTGCAGACGGTGGTACCTTGGTTTTTGCTTTGCCGGATGATCTGGCTTGGGGTTATCACAAGCTTGAGGTGTTCCGTAAGCGTCGTAAATCTCCTTTCGAAATGACTTTGATCGTGACGCCGACGTCTTGTTTCAAGCAGCAAGATCTGCTGAATAACAAGAAGCTTTGGGGGACCAGCGTTCAGCTGTATTCAATTCGTACTAACCACAACTGGGGTATTGGTGACTTCGGCGATCTGAAGCAATTGGTTGCTGACGTTGCTGCCCGTGGTGGTGACTTTGTGGGTTTGAACCCAATTCACTCCTTATTCCCAGCTAACCCGGAAGGTGCGAGCCCATACAGCCCATCTTCACGTCGTTGGCTGAACCTGATGTACATTGATGTTAGCTCAGTGACTGAGTTCGCCCAGTGTGATGAAGCCCAGCAGCTTGTTGGTAGCCCTGAGTTCCAGCTGCGCCTGAATGAAGCGCGCAATGCAAACTGGGTAAACTACAGCGAAGTGTCTTGTCTGAAAATGGCTGTTCTGCCTCTGTTGTTCAAAACGTTCAGCGAGCGCCATCTTGAGAAAAATACCGCACGTGCCCAGCAGTTCTTACAGTTCGTTGAAGATGGTGGTGAGAGCTTGCTTCACCAAGCGGCATTCGATGCGCTACATGCTGAGCTGAAGAAAGATGACGATAATACTTGGGGCTGGCCTGTATTCCCTGAGCAGTACCGCCACTTTGATAATGCGGCTGTACAGACGTTCATCAAGAAAAACTATTCACAAGTACAGCTATACATGTACCTGCAATGGCTAGCTGACACCCAGTTGGCAGAGGTGAATGAACTGGCTGAAGAGAAGGGTATGACGATTGGTCTGTACCGTGACCTTGCAGTAGGTGTTTGTGATTCAGGCTCAGAGACGTGGGCTGACCACGGTGCACTGTGTCAGGACGTCAGTGTGGGTGCGCCGCCAGATATTCTTGGTCCTCTAGGCCAGAACTGGGGCCTTCCACCGCTGAATCCAGAAGTGCTGAAAGAGCGTGCGTACGAGCCGTTTATCCAGCTTCTTCGTGCGAATATGCGTAGTTGTGGTGCTTTGCGTATCGACCACGTACTTGGCTTGTTGCGTCTATGGTGGATCCCGAAAGGTGAATCAGCGCAAAACGGTGCTTACATGTACTATCCGGTTGAAGACATGATGTCGATTCTGGCGCTAGAAAGCCATCGTTACCAGTGTACGGTAATCGGTGAAGACTTGGGTACGGTTCCTGATGAAATCGTTGATAAGTTGGCGACGGCCGGTATTCACTCATACAAAGTGTTCTTCTTCGAAACAGCCGAAGACGGTGGCTTCTACTCACCTAAACACTATGCCGACCAGTCAATGTCTGCTCTTTGTACGCACGATATGCCTACACTGCGTGGTTTCTGGCATTGTGATGACCTGAAAATGGGTGAAGAGCTTGGCTTGTACCCAGACAAGGAACAACTGGCAGGTTTGTTTGATAGCCGTGCCGAAAGCAAACAAAAAATCCTTGATAGTTTAGCTTGGCATGGTTATCTTCCTGAAGGGGTTGGGCATAATGCTGCATATGTACCGATGGATCAGTACCTAAGCGAAGCCATGCAACTCCACCTAGCTGCCGGCTCTAGTGCTTTGTTGAGCCTACAGCTGGAAGACTGGCTAGAAATGGACAAGCCGGTCAACATTCCGGGTACCGTTGATGAATACCCGAACTGGCGTCGTAAATTGTCGACCACATTGGATGATATCTTCACCCGCCAGAATATTGTTGACTTGACTCGTCGTTTAACCGAGACACGAGCAGAAGCATCAAACAATAAGTAA
- a CDS encoding putative maltodextrin phosphorylase (COG0058), producing the protein MPKNGQTQQFNKAAFKAAVEKHLTTTYAATDDTATTRSWYLAMGKALAEISTGNLLATEKNLAEQKARSVNYLSLEFLIGRLTGNNLISMGLYENVAEAMEEMGQNLTDLLEEERDPALGNGGLGRLAACFMDSLAAQEYPAVGYGLHYEYGLFRQSFVDGRQVEAPDAWRGIEGYPWEVLRPELAQEVSLYGHVEAYTDENGVECRRWVPGMTVEGVAWDLPIVGYDNKSVYPLRLWECRSNAPFNLARFNDGDYVGAQYSALEAGNVTKVLYPNDNHDQGKALRLMQQYFHCACSVADILRRHEAAGNTIESLAELETIQLNDTHPTIAIPELMRILLDEYKLGWDKAWEISSKTFAYTNHTLLPEALETWSEALIQQMLPRHMEIIFEINHRFMKLVEQTWPGNNEVKRKLSIIQEGPHRMVRMANLCVVSTYAVNGVAALHSELVKRDLFPEFNELFPGRLTNVTNGVTPRRWIKYCNPGLSALISEKVGNDWPANLEKIAGLEKFADDAAFQKRYMAVKKENKQRLADWVEENMGIELDTDAIFDIQIKRLHEYKRQHLNLLHILALYHRLLNDPTFDMHPRVFFFGAKAAPGYALAKDIIFAINKVAEKVNNDPRLGGKLKVVFIPDYRVSLAEILFPAADVSEQISTAGKEASGTGNMKFAMNGALTIGTMDGANVEMREEVGDENIFIFGLLVDEVQKLKEEGYDPYRYYHADSLLRAALDLLETDEFTPGNPGQLAAIRHNLLDGGDPYLVLADFADYVKTHEKIDAEYRDQKTWARKAILNTALMSKFSSDRSIRDYANNIWKLEPVSL; encoded by the coding sequence AGAATCTTGCTGAGCAGAAAGCACGCAGTGTGAACTATCTTTCACTGGAGTTTCTGATCGGCCGCCTTACCGGCAACAACCTAATCAGCATGGGTCTATACGAAAACGTTGCTGAAGCTATGGAAGAGATGGGCCAGAATCTGACTGACCTGTTGGAAGAAGAGCGTGACCCTGCACTGGGTAACGGTGGTCTGGGTCGTCTAGCGGCTTGTTTCATGGACTCCCTGGCTGCACAAGAGTATCCAGCTGTTGGTTACGGTCTTCACTATGAATACGGTCTGTTCCGTCAGTCTTTTGTTGATGGTCGTCAGGTAGAAGCACCGGATGCATGGCGTGGTATCGAAGGCTACCCATGGGAAGTACTTCGTCCTGAGCTGGCACAAGAAGTTAGCCTATACGGTCATGTTGAAGCTTACACCGATGAAAACGGTGTTGAGTGCCGCCGCTGGGTACCGGGTATGACGGTAGAAGGTGTGGCATGGGACCTACCGATTGTCGGTTACGACAACAAGAGTGTTTACCCGCTACGCCTTTGGGAGTGCCGCTCAAACGCGCCGTTCAACCTAGCGCGTTTTAATGATGGTGACTATGTTGGTGCACAGTACTCGGCACTAGAAGCCGGTAACGTCACTAAAGTTCTATACCCGAACGACAACCACGATCAAGGCAAAGCACTGCGCCTGATGCAGCAGTACTTCCACTGTGCTTGTTCGGTTGCTGACATCCTTCGCCGCCACGAAGCTGCGGGTAACACTATCGAGTCCCTAGCTGAGCTGGAAACTATCCAGCTAAACGATACTCACCCAACTATCGCTATCCCTGAGTTAATGCGCATCCTCCTTGATGAGTACAAGCTAGGCTGGGACAAGGCATGGGAAATTTCGTCAAAGACCTTTGCCTACACCAACCACACCTTGCTGCCAGAAGCGCTGGAAACATGGAGCGAAGCACTGATCCAGCAGATGCTGCCTCGCCACATGGAGATCATCTTTGAAATTAACCATCGCTTCATGAAGCTGGTTGAACAAACTTGGCCGGGCAACAACGAAGTGAAGCGCAAGCTTTCCATTATTCAGGAAGGCCCACACCGTATGGTTCGCATGGCTAACCTTTGCGTCGTGAGCACTTACGCGGTGAACGGTGTTGCAGCACTGCACTCAGAGCTGGTCAAGCGCGATCTGTTCCCTGAGTTCAACGAGCTGTTCCCTGGCCGTTTGACCAACGTGACCAACGGTGTAACGCCACGTCGCTGGATCAAATACTGTAACCCAGGCCTTTCTGCGCTGATCAGTGAGAAAGTGGGTAACGACTGGCCAGCTAACCTTGAGAAAATCGCAGGCCTAGAGAAATTTGCTGACGATGCAGCGTTCCAGAAGCGCTACATGGCAGTGAAGAAAGAGAACAAGCAGCGTTTGGCTGACTGGGTTGAAGAAAACATGGGTATCGAATTGGATACGGATGCTATCTTTGATATCCAAATCAAGCGCCTGCACGAATACAAGCGTCAGCACCTGAACTTGCTGCATATTCTGGCGCTTTACCATCGCCTACTGAACGATCCAACGTTCGACATGCACCCGCGTGTGTTCTTCTTTGGTGCGAAAGCAGCACCAGGTTACGCACTGGCTAAAGACATTATCTTCGCCATTAACAAAGTGGCAGAGAAAGTGAACAACGACCCACGCCTTGGCGGTAAGCTGAAAGTGGTATTCATTCCTGATTACCGTGTCAGCCTGGCTGAAATTTTGTTCCCAGCAGCCGATGTGTCCGAGCAAATCTCGACGGCCGGTAAAGAAGCATCAGGTACGGGTAACATGAAGTTCGCCATGAACGGTGCACTGACAATTGGTACGATGGATGGCGCAAACGTAGAGATGCGCGAAGAAGTGGGCGATGAAAACATCTTCATCTTCGGTCTATTGGTTGATGAAGTGCAAAAACTGAAGGAAGAGGGCTACGACCCTTACCGTTACTACCATGCTGATAGCCTTCTACGCGCAGCACTGGATTTGTTAGAGACGGATGAATTCACACCAGGCAACCCTGGCCAGCTAGCGGCAATTCGCCATAACTTGCTGGACGGTGGTGACCCATACCTGGTACTGGCTGACTTTGCCGATTACGTGAAGACGCACGAGAAGATTGATGCGGAATACCGTGACCAGAAGACATGGGCCCGCAAGGCCATTCTGAACACGGCACTGATGAGCAAGTTCAGTTCAGACCGTAGTATTCGAGACTACGCTAACAACATCTGGAAACTAGAGCCAGTTTCACTGTAA